Proteins from one Bombus affinis isolate iyBomAffi1 chromosome 1, iyBomAffi1.2, whole genome shotgun sequence genomic window:
- the LOC126918641 gene encoding N-acetyltransferase 9-like protein isoform X4 — MVMTFKHTHWWHSGRWYTRKIFIFRYHEWMKSAELRYFTGSEMLTLEEEFQMQKRWHQDQDKCTFIILEKTAFTTSGNEIEAMIGDTNLFFNESDQPNTAEVEIMIANVTYRRKKRGWEAMILMLLYGISVLNVTKYIAKIKFDNERSIKMFEKLGFHKVERSQVFQEYTFEKIVNQDWIDWLYSNTNMDIITYEEYDKERERERENNPVHDL, encoded by the exons ATGGTTATGACTTTCAAGCATACCCATTGGTGGCATAGCGGCCGCTGGTACACCCGGAAAATT tttattttcAGGTATCATGAATGGATGAAGTCTGCAGAATTACGATATTTTACTGGTTCAGAGATGTTAACATTGGAAGAAGAATTTCAAATGCAAAAGCGATGGCATCAGGATCAAGACA aaTGTACTTTTATCATTTTGGAAAAAACTGCTTTTACTACATCTGGAAACGAGATAG AAGCTATGATTGGAgatacaaatttattttttaacgaaTCAGATCAGCCAAATACTGCAGAAGTTGAAATTATGATAGCAAATGTTACTTAtaggagaaaaaaaagaggTTGGGAAGCTATGATTCTAATGCTTCTTTATG GAATCAGCGTATTAAATGTCACTAAATACATTGCAAAAATTAAATTTGACAATGAAAGGAGTATAAAAATGTTCGAAAAATTAGGATTTCACAAG GTAGAAAGAAGCCAAGTTTTCCAAGAATATACTTTTGAAAAAATAGTAAATCAAGATTGGATAGACTGGTTATATTCTAACACTAATATGGATATAATTACTTATGAAGAGTatgataaagagagagagagagagagagagaataacCCTGTCCATgattt ATAA
- the LOC126918641 gene encoding N-acetyltransferase 9-like protein isoform X3 — MRDNECTKIIGSNVILVPYKKKHVERYHEWMKSAELRYFTGSEMLTLEEEFQMQKRWHQDQDKCTFIILEKTAFTTSGNEIEAMIGDTNLFFNESDQPNTAEVEIMIANVTYRRKKRGWEAMILMLLYGISVLNVTKYIAKIKFDNERSIKMFEKLGFHKVERSQVFQEYTFEKIVNQDWIDWLYSNTNMDIITYEEYDKERERERENNPVHDL; from the exons ATGAGGGACAACGAGTGTACTAAAATTATCGGGTCGAATGTAATTTTAGTACCGTATAAGAAGAAGCACGTTGAAAG GTATCATGAATGGATGAAGTCTGCAGAATTACGATATTTTACTGGTTCAGAGATGTTAACATTGGAAGAAGAATTTCAAATGCAAAAGCGATGGCATCAGGATCAAGACA aaTGTACTTTTATCATTTTGGAAAAAACTGCTTTTACTACATCTGGAAACGAGATAG AAGCTATGATTGGAgatacaaatttattttttaacgaaTCAGATCAGCCAAATACTGCAGAAGTTGAAATTATGATAGCAAATGTTACTTAtaggagaaaaaaaagaggTTGGGAAGCTATGATTCTAATGCTTCTTTATG GAATCAGCGTATTAAATGTCACTAAATACATTGCAAAAATTAAATTTGACAATGAAAGGAGTATAAAAATGTTCGAAAAATTAGGATTTCACAAG GTAGAAAGAAGCCAAGTTTTCCAAGAATATACTTTTGAAAAAATAGTAAATCAAGATTGGATAGACTGGTTATATTCTAACACTAATATGGATATAATTACTTATGAAGAGTatgataaagagagagagagagagagagagaataacCCTGTCCATgatttgtaa
- the LOC126918641 gene encoding N-acetyltransferase 9-like protein isoform X2 yields the protein MRDNECTKIIGSNVILVPYKKKHVERYHEWMKSAELRYFTGSEMLTLEEEFQMQKRWHQDQDKCTFIILEKTAFTTSGNEIEAMIGDTNLFFNESDQPNTAEVEIMIANVTYRRKKRGWEAMILMLLYGISVLNVTKYIAKIKFDNERSIKMFEKLGFHKVERSQVFQEYTFEKIVNQDWIDWLYSNTNMDIITYEEYDKERERERENNPVHDL from the exons ATGAGGGACAACGAGTGTACTAAAATTATCGGGTCGAATGTAATTTTAGTACCGTATAAGAAGAAGCACGTTGAAAG GTATCATGAATGGATGAAGTCTGCAGAATTACGATATTTTACTGGTTCAGAGATGTTAACATTGGAAGAAGAATTTCAAATGCAAAAGCGATGGCATCAGGATCAAGACA aaTGTACTTTTATCATTTTGGAAAAAACTGCTTTTACTACATCTGGAAACGAGATAG AAGCTATGATTGGAgatacaaatttattttttaacgaaTCAGATCAGCCAAATACTGCAGAAGTTGAAATTATGATAGCAAATGTTACTTAtaggagaaaaaaaagaggTTGGGAAGCTATGATTCTAATGCTTCTTTATG GAATCAGCGTATTAAATGTCACTAAATACATTGCAAAAATTAAATTTGACAATGAAAGGAGTATAAAAATGTTCGAAAAATTAGGATTTCACAAG GTAGAAAGAAGCCAAGTTTTCCAAGAATATACTTTTGAAAAAATAGTAAATCAAGATTGGATAGACTGGTTATATTCTAACACTAATATGGATATAATTACTTATGAAGAGTatgataaagagagagagagagagagagagaataacCCTGTCCATgattt ATAA
- the LOC126918641 gene encoding PXMP2/4 family protein 4-like isoform X1, whose translation MSLFKVFQKLKSSAQKRPLLFNSMIYGSFYTGAEFAQQTYNKIFKFSLSPVSTNIEETNTFEIKKPLSLWIRNFNQKLGLLDENNSAQSRSYNWAQLKRYAIYGCFIAGPILHGWYKWLDIFYKGQTIKIVLTKLLVDQFILTPPLITLFFISMSLMEGKSNPLDECKTKFLQTFKTSCMYWLPVQFLNFLLVPSALRVSFVSIAAFCWVNILCYLKSIPVPECNNNQIKY comes from the exons ATGTCTCTATTTAAAGTATTCCAAAAGTTGAAAAGTTCCGCGCAGAAAAGACCATTACTCTTCAATTCAATGATATACGGTTCTTTTTACACCGGTGCTGAATTCGCACAACAaacttataataaaatattcaag TTTTCGTTATCACCGGTATCAACAAACATTGAAGAGACGAACACATTTGAAATTAAGAAGCCACTATCTCTTTGGATAAGAAACTTTAATCAAAAGTTGGGTTTATTGGATGAGAATAACTCGGCGCAATCGAGAAGTTACAATTGGGCTCAACTTAAACGATATGCTATTTATGGTTGTTTCATTGCAGGACCTATACTACATGGATG GTACAAATGGTTGGATATATTTTATAAAGGCcaaactataaaaattgtcCTCACAAAACTTTTGGTCGATCAATTTATTCTTACACCGCCATTGATTACGCTGTTTTTCATCA GTATGAGTTTGATGGAGGGTAAATCGAATCCACTGGATGaatgtaaaacaaaatttttgcAAACGTTCAag actTCCTGCATGTACTGGTTACCagttcaatttttaaattttctactaGTACCGTCAGCACTACGAGTCTCTTTCGTTAGTATCGCGGCCTTTTGTTGGGTAAACATACTCTGTTATTTGAAAAGTATACCTGTACCCGAATGTAAtaataatcaaataaaatattga
- the LOC126918641 gene encoding uncharacterized protein LOC126918641 isoform X5, translating to MSLFKVFQKLKSSAQKRPLLFNSMIYGSFYTGAEFAQQTYNKIFKFSLSPVSTNIEETNTFEIKKPLSLWIRNFNQKLGLLDENNSAQSRSYNWAQLKRYAIYGCFIAGPILHGWYKWLDIFYKGQTIKIVLTKLLVDQFILTPPLITLFFISMSLMEGKSNPLDECKTKFLQTFKLDFFFIFRLPACTGYQFNF from the exons ATGTCTCTATTTAAAGTATTCCAAAAGTTGAAAAGTTCCGCGCAGAAAAGACCATTACTCTTCAATTCAATGATATACGGTTCTTTTTACACCGGTGCTGAATTCGCACAACAaacttataataaaatattcaag TTTTCGTTATCACCGGTATCAACAAACATTGAAGAGACGAACACATTTGAAATTAAGAAGCCACTATCTCTTTGGATAAGAAACTTTAATCAAAAGTTGGGTTTATTGGATGAGAATAACTCGGCGCAATCGAGAAGTTACAATTGGGCTCAACTTAAACGATATGCTATTTATGGTTGTTTCATTGCAGGACCTATACTACATGGATG GTACAAATGGTTGGATATATTTTATAAAGGCcaaactataaaaattgtcCTCACAAAACTTTTGGTCGATCAATTTATTCTTACACCGCCATTGATTACGCTGTTTTTCATCA GTATGAGTTTGATGGAGGGTAAATCGAATCCACTGGATGaatgtaaaacaaaatttttgcAAACGTTCAag ttggatttcttttttatttttagactTCCTGCATGTACTGGTTACCagttcaatttttaa